A window of Costertonia aggregata contains these coding sequences:
- a CDS encoding GH3 auxin-responsive promoter family protein → MSLKSFAAKIFAKNVVKKTSKWVNAPIETQERTFQHLMSNAQNTLFGKDHGFLDIQSHSDFVKKVPIRDYEALKPYVEKVVEGESDILWPGKPLYFAKTSGTTSGAKYIPITKESIKNQVNASRNAILTYIHETGNADFVDGKMIFLQGSPEMTEKNGIQVGRLSGISAHYVPNYLQKNRLPSWETNCIEDWETKVNAIVEETVKENMTVIAGIPSWVQMYFEKLNEKTNKKVGKLFQNFQLFIYGGVNYEPYRAKFENLIGRKVDSIELFPASEGFFGYQNSQTEKGMLLLLDSGIFYEFVKADEFFEENPKRITLKDVEVNVNYVMIISTDAGLWAYNLGDTIQFISVKPYKIIVSGRIKHFISAFGEHVIAKEVEQAMQDAISMTDARVNEFTVAPQITPENGELPYHEWLVEFEREPTDMLKFIQVLDQSLQKQNSYYFDLIDGKILQTLKITAIRPEGFREYMKSIGKLGGQNKVQRLSNDRKVADALSTFKAEA, encoded by the coding sequence ATGTCCCTAAAATCATTTGCCGCCAAAATATTCGCCAAAAACGTAGTCAAAAAAACCTCTAAATGGGTCAACGCCCCAATTGAAACACAAGAGAGAACATTTCAACACCTGATGTCTAATGCCCAAAACACACTTTTTGGCAAAGACCATGGTTTCTTGGATATACAATCCCATTCCGATTTTGTAAAAAAAGTTCCCATACGTGATTACGAGGCCCTAAAGCCCTATGTTGAAAAGGTGGTCGAGGGCGAGTCAGATATATTGTGGCCAGGAAAACCCCTCTATTTTGCTAAAACTTCGGGAACTACTTCGGGAGCGAAATACATACCCATAACCAAGGAGTCCATTAAAAATCAAGTCAACGCATCACGCAATGCCATTCTCACGTACATTCACGAAACGGGCAATGCCGATTTCGTAGATGGCAAGATGATTTTTTTACAGGGCAGTCCAGAGATGACCGAGAAAAACGGAATACAAGTAGGAAGACTTTCTGGAATATCCGCACATTATGTGCCCAATTATCTACAAAAAAACCGTTTGCCCAGTTGGGAGACCAACTGCATAGAAGATTGGGAAACCAAGGTCAACGCCATTGTCGAGGAGACGGTAAAAGAAAACATGACCGTTATCGCCGGTATACCCTCTTGGGTACAAATGTATTTTGAGAAACTAAATGAAAAAACGAACAAAAAGGTAGGCAAACTGTTCCAAAACTTTCAGCTTTTTATTTATGGGGGTGTAAATTATGAGCCGTATAGAGCGAAGTTTGAGAACCTGATCGGCAGAAAAGTAGATAGTATAGAACTTTTCCCGGCAAGCGAAGGCTTTTTCGGCTATCAAAACTCCCAGACCGAAAAAGGCATGCTTTTATTATTGGACTCGGGGATTTTTTATGAGTTCGTAAAGGCAGACGAGTTTTTTGAGGAGAACCCCAAGCGCATTACCCTCAAGGATGTTGAGGTTAATGTAAATTACGTAATGATTATCTCTACCGATGCAGGACTCTGGGCGTACAATCTAGGAGATACCATTCAGTTTATTTCGGTGAAACCATATAAGATCATTGTTTCCGGCAGAATAAAACATTTTATCTCTGCCTTTGGGGAGCATGTGATAGCCAAAGAAGTGGAACAGGCGATGCAAGATGCCATTTCAATGACCGATGCCCGTGTCAACGAATTTACCGTTGCCCCACAGATCACCCCCGAGAACGGGGAATTGCCCTATCACGAGTGGTTAGTGGAATTTGAAAGGGAGCCGACCGATATGTTGAAATTCATTCAAGTATTGGACCAATCACTCCAAAAACAGAATAGTTATTATTTTGATTTGATCGATGGTAAGATACTTCAGACCTTAAAAATTACCGCTATACGGCCGGAAGGTTTTCGGGAATACATGAAATCTATCGGTAAATTGGGCGGCCAGAACAAAGTACAACGTTTGTCTAACGACAGAAAAGTAGCCGACGCATTATCGACCTTCAAAGCAGAGGCATAG
- a CDS encoding M23 family metallopeptidase, which translates to MAPKNKKRKEIRKKLLHKYRLVILNEDTFEEKISFKLSRLNVFVTGSLLIVGLIGLTILLIAFTPLREYIPGYSSTKLKRQATELTYKTDSLVNVLNYTNRYLENVRMVLRGDVANNEMNRDSLFEQFKIDPSTVDLTPIREDSILRAQVELEDKYNLFKSDVDNINLLLFPPVSGSISQEYDSKEKHYAVDVVAAKDTPVKAVANGTVVFAEWTADTGYVLMIEHKDGLLSVYKHNGSLNKYQGDIVRAGEVIASVGNTGELTTGPHLHFELWSNGTPVNPLDYIDFK; encoded by the coding sequence ATGGCCCCAAAAAACAAAAAACGAAAGGAAATCAGAAAAAAGCTCTTACATAAGTATCGCTTGGTAATACTTAATGAAGATACTTTTGAGGAAAAAATATCCTTTAAATTGAGCCGATTAAATGTTTTTGTTACAGGCTCTTTATTGATTGTTGGGCTCATTGGCCTTACCATATTGCTGATTGCCTTTACCCCGTTACGCGAATATATTCCAGGATACTCCTCTACAAAATTGAAAAGACAGGCGACCGAGCTCACGTACAAAACCGACTCTTTGGTAAACGTCCTAAATTATACCAACAGGTATTTAGAAAATGTAAGAATGGTTCTGAGGGGTGATGTCGCCAACAACGAAATGAACCGTGATTCGCTCTTTGAGCAGTTTAAGATAGACCCTTCAACGGTTGACCTGACACCAATACGAGAAGATTCCATTCTTAGGGCACAGGTAGAGTTGGAGGATAAATACAATTTATTCAAAAGTGATGTTGATAACATAAATCTCTTACTCTTTCCTCCGGTCAGTGGTTCAATTTCCCAAGAATACGATAGCAAGGAAAAACATTACGCCGTAGATGTTGTGGCTGCAAAAGACACTCCTGTAAAGGCTGTGGCCAATGGTACCGTGGTCTTCGCAGAGTGGACGGCCGATACCGGTTACGTACTCATGATAGAACATAAAGACGGTCTGCTTTCAGTATACAAGCACAATGGTTCCCTAAACAAATACCAAGGCGATATTGTGCGAGCCGGAGAGGTTATCGCATCTGTTGGAAATACAGGCGAGCTGACCACTGGACCTCATTTGCATTTTGAACTTTGGAGCAATGGGACACCCGTAAACCCGCTCGATTATATCGATTTTAAATAA
- a CDS encoding DUF6909 family protein has product MSKTSYTTRAQESTNAIERLYITMRHLFNRGFYKPTGVSGESLRNALLQLRPEIYGSVAEEKAELNGLIYVLDRLPKGIEECRYINLTSDEGYGKSHFKPIVPPKRRRNCYRIDDEQMNIEITRGRSDIYDILTHLTFLYIESHKICKKVLIEDSGDTIRDWTKLENAAKKEELTQQEREVALIHAANILGRPFQEIMGIHSVLSTKENPERFLKIIYWLGKLAIEEETTGNKRVITFSAMLRERLGHHIHGERWANTIKETLEKEKLLERPIHIISANMHSVMNSLFAKKALKKEFPENDSLKIYEALSSSENTALRDKVIESAKKNGMIPIDDISGTNIDIQIFDTAKFGNGACCYTFKDDVPDAEKPIIFVMDYAFGEQAYETIDEFLKPFKKGKEVKSFMNIASISIMGKAGILEGGKGDLMIPTAHIFEGTADNYPFENELCAKDFEGNGLKVLEGTMVTVLGTSLQNKDILKFFHKSTWNVIGLEMEGVHYQKAIQSASKIRRSISKDVKVRYAYYASDNPLKTGSTLASGGLGTTGVKPTYLITYKILEQIFDS; this is encoded by the coding sequence ATGAGCAAGACATCATACACTACACGCGCGCAAGAATCTACCAATGCCATTGAGCGTTTATACATTACCATGCGACATTTGTTTAACCGTGGGTTCTACAAACCTACGGGGGTATCGGGCGAAAGTTTGCGAAATGCCCTGTTACAATTGCGCCCAGAGATTTATGGATCGGTCGCCGAGGAAAAAGCGGAGCTTAACGGATTGATCTATGTTCTTGACCGCCTGCCAAAAGGTATCGAAGAATGTAGGTATATCAATCTTACTTCCGACGAGGGCTATGGGAAATCCCATTTTAAGCCCATTGTTCCACCAAAACGAAGGAGAAACTGCTATCGTATCGACGATGAGCAGATGAACATAGAAATCACGCGGGGGCGATCGGATATTTACGATATTTTAACGCACCTTACCTTTTTGTATATCGAATCCCATAAAATCTGCAAAAAAGTATTGATCGAGGATTCAGGGGATACTATCCGCGATTGGACCAAATTGGAAAACGCTGCCAAAAAAGAAGAGCTTACCCAGCAGGAAAGAGAAGTCGCCTTGATACATGCCGCCAATATTTTGGGTAGGCCTTTTCAGGAAATAATGGGTATACATTCCGTTTTATCCACAAAGGAAAATCCGGAACGGTTTTTAAAAATCATCTATTGGCTCGGTAAATTGGCCATAGAGGAAGAAACGACCGGCAACAAAAGGGTCATCACCTTCAGTGCCATGCTGCGTGAGCGTTTGGGCCACCATATTCATGGGGAAAGATGGGCCAATACCATAAAGGAAACCTTGGAGAAAGAAAAGTTATTGGAAAGGCCCATTCATATCATAAGCGCCAATATGCATAGTGTAATGAATTCTTTGTTCGCCAAAAAAGCACTAAAGAAAGAGTTTCCGGAGAACGATTCGCTAAAAATTTATGAAGCCCTGAGTTCCTCTGAAAATACAGCGCTTAGAGATAAGGTTATTGAATCGGCCAAGAAAAACGGGATGATTCCTATTGACGATATTTCAGGTACTAATATAGATATTCAAATTTTTGATACGGCCAAGTTTGGGAACGGGGCCTGTTGCTATACCTTTAAAGATGATGTGCCCGATGCGGAAAAACCTATTATCTTTGTCATGGATTATGCTTTTGGGGAACAGGCCTATGAAACCATTGATGAGTTTTTAAAACCGTTCAAAAAAGGGAAAGAAGTCAAATCCTTTATGAATATCGCTTCTATTTCAATTATGGGTAAAGCCGGCATTCTTGAAGGTGGCAAGGGGGACTTGATGATTCCCACTGCACATATATTCGAGGGCACTGCGGATAATTATCCCTTTGAAAATGAACTGTGTGCCAAAGATTTTGAAGGAAACGGATTAAAAGTATTGGAGGGTACCATGGTCACGGTTTTGGGAACATCATTGCAGAACAAGGATATATTGAAGTTTTTCCATAAATCAACCTGGAATGTCATCGGGTTAGAGATGGAAGGCGTGCATTATCAAAAAGCGATACAATCCGCTTCAAAAATAAGAAGGAGCATCAGTAAAGACGTGAAAGTTAGATATGCCTATTACGCTTCCGATAACCCTCTGAAAACAGGGAGTACTTTAGCTTCTGGAGGTTTGGGAACAACAGGTGTAAAACCCACATATTTGATAACCTATAAAATTTTGGAACAAATATTCGATTCATAG
- the tatA gene encoding twin-arginine translocase TatA/TatE family subunit — protein sequence MISSAIFLAIGPWQIAVVVVLVLLLFGGKKIPELMRGLGSGIKEFKDASKDDEKLEEKKEE from the coding sequence ATGATATCATCAGCAATATTTTTAGCAATTGGGCCGTGGCAAATCGCAGTAGTCGTAGTATTGGTTCTGTTGTTGTTCGGCGGAAAGAAAATTCCTGAACTTATGAGAGGTCTGGGTAGTGGTATTAAAGAGTTTAAGGATGCATCCAAGGACGATGAAAAATTAGAGGAGAAAAAAGAAGAATAG
- a CDS encoding glycerophosphodiester phosphodiesterase family protein, producing the protein MRYSSAVKIIFGFFLSFLTLQYADAHTPSLSSYLMDADGVVELKSNSFNAKKRSSFTVNGITEHIGRGLTIICFKPGKKYEFKTFDTYSSPEASQEFVTVLTEIKSDGAIYAILAHDSASKSLATFSQKLKKIGFPVLSGLQNRQAYIAHNIQGQLIEKIDGLSVTLDTEIPENVSVTKEYFPKIKYEFEPSNDRFIAHAGGEINGVKSTNSLQALNENYKKGFRFFELDIVETKDGKLVAAHDWKMWARFTDYKGELPPTLSEFKKHKIYGDYTTLDFKGINDWFAAHPDATLITDKVNDPIKFANNFVDKSRLVMELFSLMALEEASKNGVNAMISQEPLQKIKGDKLEYLNINNIKYVALSRRIIESNTKLLLQLRDNGIKVYVYNVNFDPGKDEAYVLENEIGLVYGMYADKWVFDSKNP; encoded by the coding sequence ATGAGATATTCAAGTGCAGTTAAAATAATCTTCGGGTTTTTCTTAAGTTTTTTGACATTACAATATGCCGATGCCCATACGCCATCACTATCTTCATATTTAATGGATGCCGATGGTGTCGTAGAATTAAAGAGCAACAGCTTTAATGCAAAAAAAAGAAGCAGCTTTACCGTAAATGGAATTACCGAGCATATTGGTAGGGGGCTGACCATCATATGCTTCAAGCCAGGGAAAAAATACGAGTTCAAGACTTTTGATACCTATTCGAGCCCCGAGGCTTCCCAAGAGTTTGTAACGGTATTGACCGAAATAAAAAGTGATGGAGCCATATACGCCATTTTGGCCCACGATTCGGCATCCAAAAGCCTGGCCACGTTCTCACAAAAGCTCAAAAAAATAGGCTTTCCCGTTTTGAGCGGCCTGCAGAACAGACAGGCTTATATAGCACATAACATTCAAGGGCAGCTAATTGAAAAAATAGATGGCCTTTCTGTAACGCTCGATACCGAAATACCCGAAAACGTCTCGGTCACCAAAGAATATTTTCCTAAAATAAAATATGAGTTCGAGCCAAGTAATGACCGCTTTATTGCCCATGCGGGCGGAGAGATAAACGGGGTAAAGTCTACCAACTCCCTGCAGGCCCTGAACGAAAATTACAAAAAAGGCTTCCGTTTTTTTGAGTTGGATATCGTAGAGACGAAAGATGGTAAATTGGTCGCCGCACATGACTGGAAGATGTGGGCGCGATTCACCGATTATAAAGGTGAGCTACCGCCAACCCTCTCAGAGTTTAAAAAACATAAAATTTACGGTGATTACACTACTCTGGACTTTAAAGGGATAAACGATTGGTTCGCTGCTCACCCCGATGCCACACTAATTACCGATAAAGTTAACGACCCCATAAAATTCGCAAACAATTTTGTGGACAAGAGCAGGCTTGTTATGGAGCTGTTTAGCCTTATGGCTTTAGAGGAGGCCTCCAAAAACGGTGTTAATGCCATGATTTCCCAAGAGCCTCTACAAAAAATAAAAGGCGATAAATTGGAATATCTCAACATAAACAACATAAAATACGTTGCACTTTCGCGAAGAATCATAGAAAGTAACACAAAATTACTGCTTCAATTACGGGATAACGGAATTAAAGTATATGTCTACAACGTTAACTTTGACCCTGGAAAAGATGAAGCTTATGTGTTGGAGAACGAAATAGGCCTTGTGTATGGTATGTATGCCGATAAATGGGTCTTTGATAGTAAGAATCCATAA
- a CDS encoding OmpA family protein, with protein MKHIISFFIFLLCLGVTAQKAPESSYANFEPKQALLENVSLATIKEKKSIRTVKDAKSIFKENNITNRSIRNINGVEDGYYVVCGTHKQTENLKKTTKKLERKGFDVGTIFNPENKLNYVYLNRYSTVQEVIGAHNTNFDGKYTGKTWVLIIDRSLNETSNLSSYSHTEMVAKNDLSGPITDSLENGKKKGNLITRADGYFNKMWYAEAALLYEEALKDKKNHSFKILQKAGDAHYFNTNMERAYYWYDQLYSNHGQDMSADNLFKYAHSLKGTGKYSRAKRLMRLYNKKIKAEHSDVASQRNYDSKEKVLDKILTTDKKFDIKNLRINTKYSDFSPAFHNDDEVVFASAKDSSFFNTRRYKWNDQPYLDLYVSKINEESNELRNATKFSKKINTKYHEATATFSPDNKTMYFTRNNFGKKLKRDKNGINHLKIYKSNKIDDEWTEAVEVDFNSDDYSTGHPALSPDGKKLYFVSDMPGSIGQTDIFVVDVLENGSFSEPRNLGPEINTKHKEMFPFINNKKLYFSSNGHVGLGGLDVYEAILNEENGFSKVKNVGQPINSKKDDFSYIVNEETQKGFFASNRRGGKGDDDIYSFERLIVEEINENAISGVVTELVTGDVMPEALVVLLDENNIKLKEVTAGDDGSFVFEDLESNTKYILKTVKGEYFEEVREVSTKDNEMVNADISLKKLKELIAIEDGIKKLKTDMIYFDFDRSHIRTDAAEELDKLVEVMNEYEDMVIKIESHTDSRGSKSYNKYLSDKRAKSSRDYLISKGISEDRIESAIGYGEEKLLNECDGSIRCTRQKHKRNRRSEFIIVKM; from the coding sequence ATGAAACATATCATTTCATTTTTTATTTTTTTATTGTGTTTAGGTGTTACGGCACAGAAAGCACCTGAGAGTTCCTATGCCAACTTTGAACCTAAACAGGCACTTCTTGAAAACGTTTCTCTCGCAACAATAAAAGAAAAAAAATCTATCCGTACAGTTAAAGATGCCAAAAGTATTTTTAAGGAAAACAATATCACCAATAGGTCAATAAGAAATATCAATGGCGTTGAAGATGGTTATTATGTTGTTTGCGGCACCCATAAGCAAACCGAAAACCTAAAGAAGACCACAAAAAAATTAGAGAGAAAAGGGTTTGACGTAGGCACCATTTTTAATCCTGAAAACAAATTAAACTACGTTTATTTAAATCGGTATTCGACCGTACAGGAGGTTATTGGCGCTCATAATACAAATTTTGATGGTAAGTACACCGGAAAAACATGGGTTCTCATCATTGACCGCTCTCTAAATGAAACAAGCAATCTATCTAGCTATTCCCATACCGAAATGGTGGCCAAAAACGACCTATCTGGCCCCATAACGGACTCTCTTGAAAATGGCAAGAAAAAGGGTAATCTTATTACACGTGCCGACGGTTATTTTAATAAAATGTGGTATGCTGAAGCTGCACTTCTTTACGAAGAAGCCTTAAAAGACAAGAAAAACCATAGTTTTAAGATTTTACAGAAAGCGGGCGATGCACATTATTTCAATACCAATATGGAAAGGGCTTACTATTGGTATGACCAACTTTACAGTAATCATGGCCAAGACATGTCAGCCGACAATTTATTCAAGTATGCACATTCTTTAAAAGGTACGGGTAAATATAGCCGTGCCAAAAGATTGATGCGGCTCTACAACAAAAAGATAAAAGCCGAGCACAGCGATGTGGCATCGCAACGCAACTACGATTCAAAGGAAAAGGTTTTGGACAAAATTTTGACTACGGATAAAAAATTCGATATCAAAAATTTACGGATTAATACAAAATATTCTGATTTTTCCCCTGCTTTTCACAATGATGATGAAGTTGTATTTGCTTCTGCCAAAGATTCTTCCTTTTTTAATACCAGACGGTATAAATGGAACGACCAACCCTACTTGGACCTTTATGTTTCAAAGATAAACGAGGAATCGAACGAACTTCGCAATGCCACCAAGTTCTCTAAAAAAATAAACACTAAATACCACGAGGCTACCGCTACATTCTCACCGGACAACAAGACCATGTACTTCACGAGAAACAACTTCGGCAAAAAACTGAAGCGCGACAAAAACGGCATAAACCATTTAAAAATATACAAATCCAATAAAATCGACGACGAATGGACGGAAGCTGTCGAAGTAGATTTTAATAGTGATGATTATTCGACCGGGCACCCGGCTTTGAGCCCCGACGGCAAGAAGCTGTATTTTGTTTCCGATATGCCGGGCAGTATAGGGCAAACCGATATTTTCGTGGTTGATGTACTTGAAAATGGCAGTTTTTCAGAGCCAAGAAATCTTGGACCGGAAATTAACACCAAGCACAAAGAAATGTTTCCGTTCATAAACAACAAAAAGCTCTATTTTTCTTCCAACGGCCACGTGGGCCTTGGAGGTTTGGATGTTTATGAGGCTATACTAAATGAAGAAAACGGCTTTTCAAAAGTAAAGAACGTCGGGCAACCGATCAACAGTAAAAAAGATGACTTCTCCTATATCGTAAATGAGGAAACCCAAAAAGGTTTCTTTGCCTCTAATCGTAGAGGGGGCAAAGGCGATGATGATATTTACTCCTTTGAACGTCTGATCGTTGAGGAAATCAATGAAAATGCTATTTCAGGTGTGGTAACCGAACTGGTCACCGGGGATGTAATGCCCGAAGCCCTAGTTGTATTATTGGATGAAAACAATATAAAACTCAAGGAAGTTACCGCTGGCGATGATGGTAGTTTTGTCTTTGAGGATTTGGAAAGCAATACCAAATATATCTTAAAAACCGTCAAAGGAGAGTATTTCGAAGAGGTTAGGGAGGTTTCCACAAAAGATAATGAAATGGTCAACGCTGACATATCCTTGAAAAAACTCAAAGAACTCATCGCTATTGAGGATGGTATTAAAAAGTTGAAGACCGATATGATTTACTTTGACTTTGATAGATCCCATATAAGAACCGATGCGGCGGAAGAACTCGATAAGTTGGTCGAAGTCATGAACGAATACGAGGATATGGTAATCAAAATTGAATCCCACACCGATTCTAGAGGTTCAAAATCGTACAATAAGTATTTATCCGACAAAAGGGCGAAGTCCTCAAGAGATTATCTTATCTCAAAAGGAATATCGGAAGACCGTATAGAGAGTGCTATTGGTTATGGTGAGGAAAAATTACTGAATGAATGTGATGGCAGTATCAGGTGCACGCGTCAAAAGCACAAGCGCAATAGGCGTTCGGAATTCATTATCGTAAAAATGTAA